A window of Longimicrobium sp. genomic DNA:
CGGCGGTCGGTGGCCAGGTGCGCGGCCACCTCGGTCCACGGCAGGTCGGCGATGGCGTACGACCGCGGGGGCTGCGTGGCTGACGTCATGGACGCTCCGGCTCGGTCGGGTCCGTCCCGCCGCATCGCCCCGCGCCCCGTGCTGGCGTGGATCGGGGGATGGACGGCGGTGCTCGCGATGGCGGCGTGGATGCTCCGCCTCTCCCCCGTCCCGCTGGTGGTCGCGGGCGCGGGAACGCTGGCGTGGGCGCTGTGGGCCGACGGCAGCAGGGGGCGCGTGGCCGGCGCCGCCGCGCTGGTGGCCGCCGTGAGTATAGGGGGCGCGGTGCAGTTTCGCCTCCATCGCATCTCCGTGCACTGGGACGCGGTGCGCTTCGCGGCCGAGGAGCGCGCCGGCGCCGAGCTGAACCAGGGGCTGGCCGACATCTTCGTCTACGGCTTCCAGGCGGTGGACAGCGCCGCCGCCTACGACAGCGCGGCGACGGCGCGGGGCCGTCCCCCGCGCGCGACCGTGGGCTACTTCCGGCAGATGGAGGAGCAGCGGCGCCGCGCCGGCGTCACCGCGCTGGCCGTCTACCTCCCCGACGGATCGCCGCTGGCGTGGGCGGGCGAGCACAGGGGGAACGTCCCCGACTCGGTGAGCAGCGGTTACCTCGACTCGTCGTTCTCTTCCGGTCCCCTCTTCGGCTACCTCTACTTCACCCGCCTTCTCTCCGGCGGGCGCGTCGCCGTCGCGGCCGTGCTGCTGGAGGCGCACGTGGCCGTGGGCGAGGGGACGCGGCCGTACGCGGAACGCTTCGCCAGGCGCTTCGGGGTCACGCCGCGCTTCACCACGCCCGAACGCGCGCAGGGGCGGGTGTGGGACTGGTCCACGCCGCCGCCGAACCCCCGCAAGATCCTGAGCGCGGTCTTCGCCACCATCACCCAGGAGCACTGGCGCGACCGCGTCGCCCGGCGGGGGCGCGCCGCGTCGGGGATCGCCCTGGCGGCGGCCGCGCTGGTCCTGGCCATCGCCTGGTACCGCAAGCGCGCAGGGCCGTCGGGGATCCCCGTGGGCGCCATCACCCTGGCGCTCCTCCTGGTCACCTCGGGGCGGATGACAGGCGGCGAGGGCGCGTTCTCGCCTCTCTCCTTCGTCCTCCCGCTCCCCGGCGACGTCAACCTCGGCCAGCTGCTGATCGTCCTCTGCGGCGCCGCGGTCTGGCTCCTGTCGCGGCGGAGGACGCCCAGGGCCGTGGCCATCCTCCCCTTCCCCGTGCGCGTGGCCGCGGCGGCGGGCGCGCTCGTGCTCGCCGTCTGGCTCGTCCGCGAATCCGCTGCGCCGGGGGTGCTGGCGGCGCGCGCGGCGGGCGGGCCGGCGCTGTTCATCGCCCTCTCTCTGCTCTGCGCGCTCCCCCTCCTCGCGCTCCTCGGCCGCCCCGAGCGCGCGCCGCGGGTGCGGACCCGCGCCGCCCTCGTCATCCTGGCGTTCGCCACGGCGACGGCGCTGGCGGTGGGGCTCTGGCTCTGGTGGCAGCCGGGGCGCCAGGCGCCGGTGTGGACGCCGGCGCTCTGGGCCGTCCCCTTCGCCCTTGCCGCCGCGGCCATGACGCGCTCGCAGGTCAGCCGCGGCGCGCTGCTGCCGTGGATCGCCGTGGGCTGGATCGGCGCGTCGCTCTCCCTCTCGCAGCTGTGGACTCTGCACCAGAACGCGCGGCTGCAGCAGGCGGACACGGAGCTCGCGCGGCTCGGCGTGCAGCCGGACCCGTTCCTCGACTTCCTCCTCCGCCAGTTCGCCGAGAAGGTGCTCTTCTACGCGGCGGAGGGGCGCGATGGCGTGAGCCTCCTCTACCAGGCGTGGGTGGAGGGGGGATTGGCGAAGGAGGGATACGAGGCGCGCATCACGTTGTGGGACCGCAACAACGCCGCGGCCGAGCTGCGGCTGTCGGACGCGGAGATCCCGCCCGAGCGGGTGGACGAGGTGCTGCAGTCGGCCCGCGCCTCGGAGGAGCCCATCGTCCAGCGCTTCACCGACCTGGATCAGCTCCACTACCTCCTCGTGGTCCCCCTGCCTGGGGGACGGACGGTGACGGTGGCGGTGCCGCCGCGGCGCCACCTGGGCCGGTCGACGGCGCTGGCGCGCTTCCTGGACCCCGCGGCGGAGACGGAGGGCGACGAGGGCGCCGCCACGCTCTCCCTGGTCCCCGCGGCGGGGACGCACGCGCCGGGGTGGGTGCGGACGGAGAACGGGTGGCGGAGCGAGGCCGTGGTCCGCTTCCCCAGTGGCCCGATGCACGCGCACCTGGAGGTGCCCACGCCGTCGCGGGGGATCCTGCTCGCCCGCGCGCTGCTGGCGCTGTTGCTGACGCTGGGGGTGATGACGGTGCTCTGGGCCCTCGCCCGCACCCTCTGCGGCGAGCCGCTGGGGCTCGCCTCGGGACAGTGGGGATGGTTCTGGACCTTCCGGGGACGGCTGACGCTGGCGCTGTTCGTCTTCTTCCTCCTGCCGATGGCGGCGTTCGGCGAGACGGCGTACCGCGCGCTGAGCCGCGAGGTGGTGCGCACCGCCGCCGCGCTGGCCGACCGCGCGCTGGCGCAGGCCGCCGAGGAGGTCAACGGCGCCTCCATCGGCGAGCTGGCCCAGCACTTCGGGGCCGACTACCTCCTCTACCACCGCGGCGTGCTGGCCGAGGCGGCCACGCCCGAGGTGATCGATCTGGGGCTGTACCACGCCTGGCTCCCGACCCACACCTATCTCGCCTTCACCGTGGACGAGGCGGCGCAGGCGCACGAGGAGCGGCAGCTGGCCGGGCGCGAGTACCTCGTCGCCTACCGCCGCGTGGGCGACCAGGACGTGCTCGCATCCCCCACCCCTCTGGCGACGGGGGAGATCGCGCGGCGGCAGCGCGAGCTGGCCGACGTCATCCTCCTGGCCGTCCTCTTCGGTGCGGGAACGTCGATCGTCCTCTCCCTCCTGGTCGGCCGCGCGCTCTCGCGCCCGATCGAGGCGATGAGCGCCGCCTCGGCCTCCGTGGGCGAGGGCGACCTGCGCGTGCGCCTTCCCGCGCAGCGCCGCGACGAGTTCGGCGGGCTGTACCGCGCCTTCAACCGCATGGTGCGCCGCCTCCGCCACGCGCAGTCGGCGCTGGTGCGCGAGACGCGGCGCACGGAGGCGATCGTCGCGGAAGCGGGGACGGGCGTCGTCGCGCTGGACTCGAGCGGCCGCGTGGCGCTGATCAACCCGCGCGCGGGGCAGATCCTGGGCGCGGAGTTGGAGCCCGGCGACCGCATCCCCGAGGACCGCCCCCTCCCCGCCGCGGTGGCCGCGACGGTGCGCGCCTTCCTCGCCAGCGGGCCGCGGGAGCTGACGGAGGAGCGCGAGGTGGACGGTCGGGTCGTGCGTCTCCGTCTCCGCCGACTGCCGGTGGAGGAGGGCGCGCGCGGCGCGGTGCTGGTGGTGGAGGACGTGACGGCGGAGATCCGCTCGGCGCGCGTGCTGGCGTGGGGCGAGATGGCGCGGCAGGTGGCGCACGAGATCAAGAACCCGCTGACGCCCATCAAGCTGGCCGTGCAGCACGTGCGCCGCGCCTGGGCCGACGGGCGCGACGACTTCGGGGCGATCCTGGACCGCAACGTCGACGCGGTGCTGCGCGAAATCGACCGCCTGGGCGAGATCGCGCGCGCGTTCAGCCGCTTCGGCACACCCTCGGAAGGCGGCGAGGCGCTGGAGCCGGTGGACGTGCGGCGCGTGGCCGAGGACACGCTCGCCCTCTACCGCGGTGGCGACGACGGGATCGACTACGCGCTGGAGATGGAGGATGGCGCGCCGCCGGCGCTGGCGCGCGAGGGCGAGCTGCGCGAGGTGCTGGTAAACCTGCTGGAGAACGCCCGTGCCGCGCTCGACGGGCACGGCCAGGTGCGGATCAGCGCCGCGCCGGCGGGCGGGGGGGCGTGGGTGCACGTCGACGTGGCCGACACCGGCGAGGGGATCGGCCCCGAGCAGCTGCCCCGCATCTTCGAGCCGCGCTTCAGCACGCGCAGCAGCGGCACGGGGCTGGGCCTGGCCATCGTCCGCCGCATGGTCGAGTCCTGGGGCGCCGAGATCACCGTCGACTCCGCCGTAGGCCGCGGCACCACCGTGCACCTCCGCCTCCGCGCGGCGAACGGCGCGGGCGTGGGGGCGTAAGCCGCGATCGCGATTTCAACCGCATTGTGGGAGGATCGTACGCGTGCGCGGGACGGTTGGGCGCGACCGCCGGGTCAGGAGCGAGTGGACTCGCG
This region includes:
- a CDS encoding ATP-binding protein, translated to MDAPARSGPSRRIAPRPVLAWIGGWTAVLAMAAWMLRLSPVPLVVAGAGTLAWALWADGSRGRVAGAAALVAAVSIGGAVQFRLHRISVHWDAVRFAAEERAGAELNQGLADIFVYGFQAVDSAAAYDSAATARGRPPRATVGYFRQMEEQRRRAGVTALAVYLPDGSPLAWAGEHRGNVPDSVSSGYLDSSFSSGPLFGYLYFTRLLSGGRVAVAAVLLEAHVAVGEGTRPYAERFARRFGVTPRFTTPERAQGRVWDWSTPPPNPRKILSAVFATITQEHWRDRVARRGRAASGIALAAAALVLAIAWYRKRAGPSGIPVGAITLALLLVTSGRMTGGEGAFSPLSFVLPLPGDVNLGQLLIVLCGAAVWLLSRRRTPRAVAILPFPVRVAAAAGALVLAVWLVRESAAPGVLAARAAGGPALFIALSLLCALPLLALLGRPERAPRVRTRAALVILAFATATALAVGLWLWWQPGRQAPVWTPALWAVPFALAAAAMTRSQVSRGALLPWIAVGWIGASLSLSQLWTLHQNARLQQADTELARLGVQPDPFLDFLLRQFAEKVLFYAAEGRDGVSLLYQAWVEGGLAKEGYEARITLWDRNNAAAELRLSDAEIPPERVDEVLQSARASEEPIVQRFTDLDQLHYLLVVPLPGGRTVTVAVPPRRHLGRSTALARFLDPAAETEGDEGAATLSLVPAAGTHAPGWVRTENGWRSEAVVRFPSGPMHAHLEVPTPSRGILLARALLALLLTLGVMTVLWALARTLCGEPLGLASGQWGWFWTFRGRLTLALFVFFLLPMAAFGETAYRALSREVVRTAAALADRALAQAAEEVNGASIGELAQHFGADYLLYHRGVLAEAATPEVIDLGLYHAWLPTHTYLAFTVDEAAQAHEERQLAGREYLVAYRRVGDQDVLASPTPLATGEIARRQRELADVILLAVLFGAGTSIVLSLLVGRALSRPIEAMSAASASVGEGDLRVRLPAQRRDEFGGLYRAFNRMVRRLRHAQSALVRETRRTEAIVAEAGTGVVALDSSGRVALINPRAGQILGAELEPGDRIPEDRPLPAAVAATVRAFLASGPRELTEEREVDGRVVRLRLRRLPVEEGARGAVLVVEDVTAEIRSARVLAWGEMARQVAHEIKNPLTPIKLAVQHVRRAWADGRDDFGAILDRNVDAVLREIDRLGEIARAFSRFGTPSEGGEALEPVDVRRVAEDTLALYRGGDDGIDYALEMEDGAPPALAREGELREVLVNLLENARAALDGHGQVRISAAPAGGGAWVHVDVADTGEGIGPEQLPRIFEPRFSTRSSGTGLGLAIVRRMVESWGAEITVDSAVGRGTTVHLRLRAANGAGVGA